CATTccaagaaagacaacttacttcaatagataatctaaataagTCCATAATCCCATAAAAGAATCGAAGTGAGCATTTgtttcaaatactgagaaggattattatgctGTCTACAATTTCAATTGGAGAGATAGCTAGTCTTGGCTGtcggagcagttgactccacggttagagacatagatgtattcattggtagaatgatacattggactggacacaaaatgaattaattttgaatccgtttgtaaattaattcacttgtgacgttcatagtgtgattTTCCTAAATCTTAAGTaagtcactgaccatgcgtatgcaactcatgtgctttgatataagtggaggcttatgctctaaagatgatcgagtccatagccagtatgttgggtacatgtatggcatgactttactagcaacatggaattcatagctcaattaaagaattaatgatatcctctcattggcattgtgtgaaTTGATAAATATAAAATGTGGCTACAGGTTGTTTGTTCTTGAACGAGCAATTTACCACAGttatttgttgacagtgatcatattaatcattaagaaaacACAATGGTAACAATGATATAAAATAAGATTATATTGAATGaatggatttaactcaaaggaatcaagaatatcctatgagagtaacacacacatgacaagTTGAGATAGGGTGATATTCAAATAAAATCATGAGATGAAGATATCTTATTCGAGTCAGGATGatattcaaataaaatatgatatgaaagcttttcctCAATAATAATGCTAAGTGGTTTTAGACTTTTAAAATGGGCTAAAATCTATGTATCTTATAAAAACAAGTAAAATTGTTATCTTTCTAATAAAAGAAAATCTTGTTAGTTCTATTTGTTGGATTTAATTAGATAGTTTCAcattagttaaaaataaaacatgacatttaggtaaaaatatgctcctaattcttttacttttgtgcatttagaatttaattcttctatttttattttaaaaatttattccttcaactttttatttaaaattcaagtcCAATTGTCAACACTgttaaaattcttttattaaattcaagttcattacaaacaccattttttgttacatgTCTATCAAgcgaggttttttttttttttaaatttcaaaatatcacactaGTGAATTTAACAGAAGAATTTAGTCGAAATTAACAATTGAACCTAAATTTTGAAGTATGAAAAGTACATAAAATAAAAGCATGAGAACTAAATTACAAATATGCAAAGAGTATAGGGACTTAGAGCAAATTTTAACCTTGCATTTAACTAttgcaacaaaatttttttttaaagctaAAACAGGTCAAATAGATATGCTATGTCACTTAAAAATTCTCGTTAAAATTTTAACTTAGGGCATGTTTAATAAACTGaaacattaaatgttaaaaaattaaatcTGAAATTTTTAGTACTGAATTTTGTAAGgattgaatttatattataaaaccatttgatataataataaaattaaacacAAAATGTAATTATTTTGTTTAATAGTAGTAAATCTTGATTTTGTAAAttcattattttacaattttaatcttattaatatgatattattttattttattttgaaaggtAAAGATAATCTACTTACTTATCATACTTAAtactttttattgaaaattttaagtaaaaagtTAATAAATATGGTTatcaaacataattaaaaaattaaatgttcaatgaaatgaaatttttcaataatttatcaaaCACATCGTTAATGCACATCATTCAATTAAattcatattataaaattaacatttttccaaattttacaaaaatacaaatttgttaattttttctaATGTATATAAACCATTACGATCATTTTAAAATTATAGATACCAAAACAAACTCCACgctataaatatatattacacATTAAACTTGTATAATACTTATATCCAAGGGCGAAGCCAACAATTTTATAACAGGGTTTGAGATAAAATCTTTATGCTCATTTGGGGTTTTTGCTTAAAGTTGGATGATAGGTTTTACCTATGTCAAGGTATGTTTTAAATATCACTTACCTTTTGtttaatttcaattatttgtGTTTAAATTTTATCTTTACACAACAATCACATATTACAAGCACAACTAATTATGAGTCGGGTGACCTATCTAATCAAGTCAGCGCAACTCATCATTTTTTGTCTTCAAGTCAACTGATTCAAATttgatttaaattaaataattttaaaaatatttttatttagatttaattataaaatatataaatattaatttaaatttaaatttatatattttattatattaatattaaattcatacattttaatatttatattaatatattaacattgatgtaaaattatatattttatttttagaaagcaataatattaatatattgttTTAGTAGTagtacttttattttattgtattaatattaatataaaattaaatattaaaatactttttattttaatatattttaatataaatatttttaaatagtaatattttataatattttactttaaattatatagaaataaaaatgctaaaagtaATATGGTACATTAACAAATTAACACTTGTATTTTAACTCATAAAAATCACATGGTAAGAAGAGTGACATATATCACAATTTTCAACAACCTATCACTTTTATCATTGATTTTGAAAGGTGTTATTTAACATAGCACTCCTCTTTTACATCACACCGACCAAATATGACCTTAGaattatattcaaataataactCTATTTTACGCCAATAAATTTAGTacatcttttattttaaaattagtataatttttaattaataattttaattataattttttaaatgtataattataacaattttaattttattttaattttttagtaatagttttaaattaaatattataattatttttaatataaatttaataatataatgaaAAGTTTTTCTAAACCTATACCTTTATATATCATATATTACAGATTATAGATTAATGGgtttacttattttattatacattaaaaTGAGTATTTCTTTTTGTTAAAGTTTCTATGGTCGAAGTACGACTCTAGAATAAGAATATTAATTACGGTACATTAAAATGTTTTGTCCAATTTTGCGTGTGGGATAGGTACAGAAAAGTCCAAACACAAACATGCACCACATGGGttcaatataatatcaattttatGCTTTTAACTAAATCACCTCATTATTTACTTTGATTATCACTTTAGGGTGGATGGATTTAGATGAGTAGTTTATCTATTGTTAATATAAAAATAGCAATAACTATGacattagatattataataatattataatataagatgaaaaataaatcaaACGTCTTGTATCCACCGTCCATCTAAACTTATCTTTAGTAGTAACATTTTATTATGATAATTGAATATTtgataatcacatttaatttcaattaaATTTAGTGTTGATtcagataaatttttaaatagaaataaaactcTTCCTAAACTGTTTTCTTTTtcataatattaaaatttgaaattttatttaagaCAATAAGAGCTTCTTATTAAGTGTTTATATCCTATTTTTACTCTTTTTATGAATGTACATATGACATTTAGATATAATTATCAAATATCCGATAATcacattaaatcttaattaaatattTTCGATAATTACTTTTTATTCACGATATTAACACTCAAAATCTCACTTATATCCATCTGTAACCCCCCAACAACTCTATATATCACCTCCACTTATCTAATATCACCATAAGCTCAGCTTCATTGTCTACAACAACACTAATCAAAATCTTTCTGTCTCTTTGTCTCTTAGATTCCAACCCTTTCTTCTCCCAAAATCAATGGAAGTTTACGAGAGAGGTTTCTTCTCCATATCTGAAAGTGGTCACCAAATTGAAGAAGAGATGGACGTTAGGAAAGGTCAGTGGACTGAAGAAGAAGACTCCATGCTCAAGGCTTATGTCACTCTTCACGGTGAAGGTCACTGGAATTCCGTCGCTCGTTTCTCAGGTATTTTATAGTTTCTCCCGCCATTTATTTATGCATCTTTTTGGAGTTTTCTTGTATAAATTGTAACTATGTTACAGGGTTAAGAAGAACAGGGAAAAGTTGCAGATTGAGATGGCTAAATTACTTGAGACCTGCTATTAGACGAGGCAGCATCACCCTTGAAGAACAATTATTGATTATTCAACTCCATTCTGTTTGGGGCAAcaggtttattattattattattagtgaattcaataaacatatatatatatatatatatatggtgggGTTTTTGTGAATTTGTCTAATTTTGAGCGTGGAACCCTGTTTAAGGTGGTCGAAGATTGCCGAACACTTGCCTGGAAGGACAGACAATGAAATAAAGAACTACTGGAGAACCAAAGTCCAGAAACAGGCAAAGAAGCTTGAATGCGACGTTAACAGCCGCAAATTCAGGGACGCCTTGCGCTACGAGTATATCCCTCGTTTAATAGAACAGATCAGCCGTGCTAAACAGGAGTCACCCTCTGGTCAACTCACCTATGGAAACGAAACTGAGTCGGTCCAGGTCGACCAGAGTCTCCTACCTGAGTCTTCGTCGGAAATCCAAGTCACATACGGTTCAACTGTAGCAGAGACATGGGGTATAGATGAGCAGAGCAATAGCAATGGTTGGCTTGGTGGTGGAGATTACTGGATGGAGAGTGAGTGGTGTGAAGAGAATATTTGGTTCTTACAACAGCAGCTTTATGATGATGAGGATAATGAGATCTAATCAGACTAATCATATATATGAATAAACCAAAGTAAAAAAATGAAAGGGTTTCTTTTGGAGATTCTGTTCTCTAATGGACTCTTTTTCTTATGGAAATTCACAACTTTTGGAATGTAAATATTTCACTGAACAATCAAAAAAGAAAATGTTTGGCATCATCACGACAAATAATAATATTCTCTACTTTATCATTACAACAGTTTAGTTTTGGTTAAATTCCCATTacattaatttacttttttttttttgtttacggAAGTTAATTTATAGGAGTGTTCAAACTTCGATTAAAATCGAATTAATCAATTGAATTGATCTAGTTCAGTCGGAGATTGGTTAAAGGTTTTTTGGAATTTTAATTAACggttaatttaattcaaaattggaTAATTAATAGAATTAACCTAACTTAATAAATAATTAGACTATTACTAATTCGATTAATTCAGATAATTCGGTCAAATGaatattatcaatttatttttttatgttttatacttgttttaacaaatatatatatataaattttggttaatttggttaaccgaatcaattaattgaaatattttggtttggttaagttttttttgaaaaaatttcagttTGATTAACagttaaaagattaaaaagtTTGGTTAATTCAATTAATACTAATCTGGTTTGGTTAACAGTTTGAACACTCCTACTGTTAGGGCTGAAGTAACATTTAGGTATAAAACCCTCTTAATGACGACTCTaggatttcaaattttaaaatttcagtcctGATCAAGCAATAATGTTTAAATTcgttaaattttactattttcaaaATCTGATGCAACAAATATATTATTGCATGCATAATATCATATCagcttattattttcacatattactcatAAAAAAATACATTTAATGTATTTAATGGTTGACATATGCGTAAAGAGAAATTCAAAAAGTTTAGGACTAAGCATGATCTGGTTGGAGAACATAGATTACATCTACAACA
This window of the Gossypium arboreum isolate Shixiya-1 chromosome 12, ASM2569848v2, whole genome shotgun sequence genome carries:
- the LOC108478909 gene encoding transcription factor MYB108-like, coding for MEVYERGFFSISESGHQIEEEMDVRKGQWTEEEDSMLKAYVTLHGEGHWNSVARFSGLRRTGKSCRLRWLNYLRPAIRRGSITLEEQLLIIQLHSVWGNRWSKIAEHLPGRTDNEIKNYWRTKVQKQAKKLECDVNSRKFRDALRYEYIPRLIEQISRAKQESPSGQLTYGNETESVQVDQSLLPESSSEIQVTYGSTVAETWGIDEQSNSNGWLGGGDYWMESEWCEENIWFLQQQLYDDEDNEI